One part of the Salmo salar chromosome ssa28, Ssal_v3.1, whole genome shotgun sequence genome encodes these proteins:
- the LOC106589761 gene encoding homeobox protein Nkx-2.5, with protein MIIMLPSPVISASTTPFSVKDILKLELQQHAQQQRLASHLGPPHESSHTGPQQHPYTLQSPPSCMLAGRDSPSPGLSEEEERMAYLSSLTVQERLMETGLAGERFISPGLQGHSADTSLEVEQEDIDAKSCGAMGVRACEESPQAHSDLERLPKQQRTRRKPRVLFSQAQVFELERRFKQQRYLSAPEREHLANTLKLTSTQVKIWFQNRRYKCKRQRQDKTLEMAGHPHHLAPPRRVAVPVLVRDGKPCLAGSQNYNTSYGVGAASPYSYNGYPAYSYHNPVYTNTYSCTYSSLPALAPNSTANAFMNMGLANLGASQSQAQTPQGTGCQGTPQGIRAW; from the exons ATGATAATAATGCTTCCTAGCCCTGTTATTTCTGCCTCCACCACGCCGTTCTCAGTCAAGGACATACTGAAGTTGGAGCTTCAGCAGCATGCTCAACAACAGCGACTTGCCTCACACCTTGGGCCGCCCCATGAGAGCTCTCACACGGGTCCACAGCAGCACCCTTACACCCTCCAGTCGCCCCCGTCTTGTATGCTGGCCGGCAGGGACAGCCCCAGCCCCGGGCTCtcggaagaagaggagaggatggcCTACCTGAGTAGTCTGACGGTTCAGGAGCGGCTGATGGAGACGGGTCTAGCCGGGGAGAGATTCATTTCCCCGGGGCTGCAGGGACATTCAGCCGACACCAGCCTGGAGGTTGAGCAAGAGGACATAGACGCCA AATCTTGTGGTGCAATGGGGGTGAGGGCCTGTGAGGAGTCCCCGCAGGCACACTCGGACTTGGAGAGACTCCCAAAACAGCAGAGGACCCGGCGGAAACCGCGCGTGCTCTTCTCCCAGGCGCAGGTGTTCGAGCTTGAGCGGCGCTTCAAGCAGCAGCGTTACCTATCCGCCCCCGAGAGGGAGCACCTGGCGAACACTCTGAAACTGACCTCCACACAGGTCAAAATCTGGTTCCAGAACAGGAGGTATAAGTGTAAACGGCAGCGGCAGGACAAGACCCTAGAAATGGCCGGACACCCTCACCACCTTGCCCCACCTAGGAGAGTGGCAGTCCCGGTGCTGGTGCGGGATGGGAAGCCCTGCCTGGCTGGATCTCAGAACTATAATACATCCTACGGTGTTGGAGCGGCCAGCCCCTATAGTTATAACGGCTACCCGGCTTATTCTTACCATAATCCAGTGTATACTAACACATACTCATGCACGTACTCTAGCCTGCCTGCTCTAGCACCCAACTCTACTGCTAACGCTTTTATGAATATGGGTCTGGCGAACCTGGGCGCGTCGCAATCTCAGGCCCAAACACCGCAGGGAACAGGCTGCCAAGGAACTCCGCAGGGCATTCGGGCCTGGTAG